In Hamadaea flava, a genomic segment contains:
- a CDS encoding SigE family RNA polymerase sigma factor: MAGRSAIEDEFREFVAARSGALLRSAYLLAGDWATAEDLLQTALTKTYLAWRRLGEIEAVEPYARRVLVNTATSWWRRRWHGERPTEFLPERAVADATEEQLDRDLLWKHVKALPARQRAVLVLRFYEDMSEAQTAELLDISPGTVKSQTSRALGTLRQRLAAEGVQIPGLTLPKPAPKPAPAAEKRPAPVRRPAPQRVPAPRNTPARSAIPATVEGR, translated from the coding sequence TTGGCTGGAAGGTCCGCGATCGAGGACGAGTTCCGCGAGTTCGTCGCGGCTCGCTCGGGTGCGCTCCTGCGCAGCGCGTACCTGTTGGCAGGGGACTGGGCGACCGCTGAGGACCTGCTTCAGACGGCACTCACCAAGACCTATCTCGCCTGGCGGCGGCTCGGTGAGATCGAAGCAGTCGAACCGTACGCTCGGCGCGTACTGGTCAACACGGCGACGTCCTGGTGGCGGCGGCGGTGGCACGGCGAGCGGCCGACGGAGTTCCTGCCGGAGCGGGCCGTCGCCGACGCGACCGAGGAGCAGCTCGACCGGGATCTGCTCTGGAAACATGTGAAGGCACTCCCAGCACGACAACGCGCCGTGCTAGTTCTGCGTTTCTACGAGGACATGTCCGAAGCGCAGACCGCCGAACTCCTCGACATCTCCCCGGGAACCGTCAAGAGCCAGACATCCCGGGCACTCGGCACCCTCCGGCAGCGGCTCGCGGCTGAGGGCGTCCAGATTCCGGGGCTGACCCTGCCGAAGCCCGCGCCCAAGCCGGCCCCAGCAGCGGAGAAGCGCCCCGCGCCGGTACGCCGGCCCGCGCCGCAACGCGTACCAGCGCCGAGGAACACGCCGGCCCGCTCGGCCATCCCCGCCACGGTGGAGGGGCGATGA
- a CDS encoding DUF4190 domain-containing protein produces MTYPPPGNSDPYGQPQQPPSQDPFASPPPAYGQPASGQPAYGEQPTPPPAANPYDPYGQQPPAVAPQSPAYGQQPPAAPQNPYDPYAQQQSPAPQYGQPYAAPQYPASAYGAPAGGPAKKNGMAIGAMATGIASIPLACCAILGIIAGIVAIVLGIVANKQIAQRGEDGKGFALTGLICGGVGLVLGIANAAFGVFLNLNN; encoded by the coding sequence GTGACCTACCCGCCGCCCGGCAACTCCGATCCCTACGGCCAGCCGCAGCAGCCGCCGTCGCAGGATCCCTTCGCCTCGCCGCCGCCCGCGTACGGGCAGCCGGCCTCCGGCCAGCCCGCATACGGCGAGCAGCCGACCCCGCCGCCGGCCGCGAACCCGTACGACCCGTACGGGCAGCAGCCGCCGGCCGTCGCTCCGCAGTCGCCGGCCTACGGCCAGCAGCCTCCGGCAGCGCCGCAGAACCCCTATGACCCGTACGCGCAACAGCAGTCGCCCGCTCCGCAGTACGGGCAGCCCTACGCCGCGCCGCAGTACCCGGCGTCGGCGTACGGCGCACCGGCCGGCGGCCCGGCCAAGAAGAACGGCATGGCGATCGGCGCCATGGCGACCGGTATCGCGAGCATCCCGCTGGCCTGCTGCGCGATCCTGGGCATCATCGCCGGCATCGTGGCCATCGTGCTCGGCATCGTGGCCAACAAGCAGATCGCCCAGCGTGGGGAGGACGGCAAGGGCTTCGCCCTCACGGGCCTCATCTGCGGTGGCGTGGGCCTTGTGCTCGGCATCGCGAACGCGGCCTTCGGCGTGTTCCTGAACCTCAACAACTGA
- a CDS encoding acyl-CoA dehydrogenase family protein, with translation MPRLARTHGLTDIQESILATVHEFVDKEIIPRAQRLEHDDAYPTEIVDGMREMGLFGLTIPEEFGGLGESLLTYALIVEELSRGWMSVSGIVNTHFIVAYLVSQHGTAEQKARLLPRMATGEVRGAFSMSEPETGSDVSAIKTRAVPDGDGYVLNGQKMWLTNGGYASVVATLVKTELGAPSVYGDMTTFLLEKTPGFGETAPGLTIPGKIEKMGYKGVETTEMVLADHRVPASAILGGEPGKGFYQMMDGIEVGRVNVAARACGISLRAFELAVAYAQQRRTFGKPIAEHQAVAFKLAEMGTKIEAAHALMVNAARLKDSGQRNDVEAGMAKLLASEYCAEVVQEAFRIHGGYGYSKEYEIERLMREAPFLLIGEGTSEIQKTIISRGLLRDYRL, from the coding sequence ATGCCCCGCCTCGCCCGTACGCACGGACTCACCGACATTCAGGAATCCATCCTGGCCACCGTCCACGAGTTCGTCGACAAGGAGATCATCCCGCGGGCGCAGCGGCTGGAGCACGATGACGCCTATCCGACAGAGATCGTCGACGGCATGCGCGAGATGGGCCTGTTCGGACTGACCATTCCGGAGGAGTTCGGCGGGCTCGGCGAATCGCTGCTCACGTACGCCCTCATCGTCGAGGAACTCTCGCGTGGCTGGATGTCCGTCAGCGGCATCGTCAACACCCACTTCATCGTCGCGTACCTGGTGTCGCAGCACGGCACGGCCGAGCAGAAGGCGAGGCTGCTGCCGCGGATGGCGACCGGCGAGGTCCGGGGCGCGTTCTCCATGTCGGAACCCGAGACCGGTTCGGACGTCTCGGCGATCAAGACCCGTGCGGTGCCCGACGGCGACGGCTACGTCCTCAACGGACAGAAGATGTGGCTGACCAACGGCGGCTACGCCAGCGTGGTGGCCACGCTGGTCAAGACGGAGCTGGGCGCGCCCAGCGTCTACGGCGACATGACGACCTTCCTGCTGGAGAAGACGCCCGGCTTCGGTGAGACGGCACCCGGCCTGACCATCCCCGGGAAGATCGAGAAGATGGGCTACAAGGGCGTCGAGACCACCGAGATGGTGCTCGCCGACCACCGCGTACCGGCGTCGGCGATCCTCGGCGGCGAACCCGGCAAGGGCTTCTACCAGATGATGGACGGCATCGAGGTCGGCCGCGTCAACGTCGCCGCCCGCGCCTGCGGCATCTCGTTGCGCGCCTTCGAACTCGCAGTCGCGTACGCCCAGCAGCGGCGTACGTTCGGCAAGCCGATCGCCGAACACCAGGCGGTGGCGTTCAAGCTCGCCGAGATGGGCACCAAGATCGAGGCGGCGCACGCCCTCATGGTGAACGCGGCCCGGCTGAAGGATTCCGGCCAGCGCAACGACGTCGAGGCCGGCATGGCCAAGCTGCTCGCCAGCGAGTACTGCGCCGAGGTCGTCCAGGAGGCGTTCCGGATCCACGGCGGCTACGGCTACTCCAAGGAGTACGAGATCGAGCGCCTGATGCGGGAGGCCCCGTTCCTGCTGATCGGCGAGGGTACGAGCGAGATTCAGAAGACCATCATCTCGCGCGGGCTGTTGCGGGATTACCGCTTGTGA
- a CDS encoding DUF6758 family protein produces the protein MVITCPRCGGPVRPPDLMHSGWRCDRCGPVPPLHIAEHAAIETLGTAATLAAKTEFPFWCPWPLPTGWLVTGYGWAGDERTGVSATVVACSGPASLIDGPADMLFIAEDPGVGLGVRFAGLPGPDPGPTIAELAVTTLAHAKVKVGGHPAPMWALDAPEDRSAYVGEARGRWLWTVAWPAPAGYLLAEDLSLHDLAEWIPGGIVFGAASPYLSRRS, from the coding sequence ATGGTCATCACGTGCCCGCGCTGCGGCGGCCCGGTGCGGCCGCCAGACTTGATGCACTCGGGCTGGCGGTGTGACCGCTGCGGTCCGGTTCCTCCGTTGCATATCGCTGAGCACGCCGCCATCGAGACGCTCGGCACCGCCGCCACGCTCGCGGCGAAGACGGAGTTCCCGTTCTGGTGCCCCTGGCCGCTGCCGACCGGATGGCTGGTGACCGGCTACGGCTGGGCGGGCGACGAGCGTACGGGAGTGTCGGCGACCGTGGTCGCGTGCAGTGGGCCGGCGTCGCTCATCGACGGCCCGGCCGACATGCTGTTCATCGCCGAGGACCCCGGCGTCGGGCTCGGCGTACGCTTCGCCGGCCTGCCCGGTCCGGACCCGGGTCCCACCATCGCCGAGCTGGCGGTCACGACGCTCGCCCACGCCAAGGTCAAAGTGGGCGGTCATCCAGCTCCGATGTGGGCACTCGACGCGCCCGAGGATCGAAGCGCGTATGTCGGGGAGGCCCGGGGCCGGTGGTTGTGGACGGTGGCCTGGCCGGCTCCGGCTGGATACCTGCTCGCCGAGGATCTGTCGCTCCACGACCTCGCCGAGTGGATCCCAGGTGGAATCGTCTTCGGCGCGGCATCGCCTTACCTATCACGACGGTCCTGA
- a CDS encoding SDR family NAD(P)-dependent oxidoreductase — protein sequence METVDSPFTLAGKVALITGAGSPYGIGYATARLLKAQGARVAIVSTTKRIHDRAVELGVTGFVADLTDEAEVAALADAVGDQLGDVDILVNNAGLASRASPEIIRPVAQLTADEWRTEIDRNLTTAFLCSRAFGDPMSERGWGRIVNLSATAGPVNALPAEAAYAAAKAGVLGLTRALAMELIADGVTVNAVAPGLIHTSASTLVELKQGYGSPMGRPGTPDEVASAIAFLVSPAASYITGQLLVIDGGNSVRQAAF from the coding sequence ATGGAAACCGTCGACAGTCCGTTCACCCTCGCCGGGAAGGTCGCGCTGATCACCGGCGCGGGCAGTCCCTACGGCATCGGCTACGCCACCGCGCGTCTGCTCAAGGCCCAGGGCGCCCGGGTGGCGATCGTCTCTACCACCAAGCGCATCCACGACCGGGCCGTCGAGCTGGGTGTCACCGGGTTCGTCGCCGACCTCACCGACGAAGCCGAGGTCGCCGCGCTCGCCGACGCCGTGGGCGACCAGCTCGGCGACGTGGACATCCTCGTCAACAACGCCGGCCTGGCGAGCCGGGCCTCGCCCGAGATCATCCGGCCGGTCGCGCAGCTCACCGCGGACGAGTGGCGTACGGAGATCGACCGGAACCTGACCACGGCGTTCCTGTGCAGCCGCGCCTTCGGCGATCCGATGTCCGAGCGTGGCTGGGGTCGCATCGTGAACCTCTCGGCCACCGCCGGGCCGGTCAACGCGCTGCCCGCCGAGGCGGCGTACGCGGCTGCGAAGGCCGGTGTGCTCGGGCTGACCCGGGCGCTGGCCATGGAACTCATCGCGGACGGCGTCACCGTCAACGCGGTCGCCCCCGGGCTCATCCACACCTCGGCGTCCACGCTGGTCGAGCTGAAGCAGGGCTACGGATCGCCGATGGGCCGCCCCGGTACGCCTGACGAGGTGGCCAGCGCGATCGCGTTCCTGGTCTCCCCGGCGGCCTCCTACATCACCGGCCAGCTGCTGGTGATCGACGGCGGCAACAGCGTCCGGCAAGCCGCCTTCTGA
- a CDS encoding PH domain-containing protein, whose protein sequence is MTTGPFEPDGSDDDEPRRDRDGESIPQARGESAPHSDDDTHFIGRAHVGAAAGAASAGGAPPPPYAGGPDDFPDISEEEVSGLGGGGGVPVSPRRVLPLEDEPSALVARYLFPTERYRGEWRKHWIHLINHILVGAVATLALGYLTGFLAKQDMPSLSVIAVVVYALVMGWVAWSVADWYYDRFILTNKRVMVVRGLITRNVAMMPLLRVTDMKYEQSPLGRMLNYGTFVLESAGQDQALREVKHLPNPNELYLRVVEEMYEPAAVEARLGREAEDEG, encoded by the coding sequence ATGACGACCGGACCTTTTGAGCCCGACGGCTCCGACGACGACGAGCCGCGGCGCGACCGCGACGGCGAATCGATTCCCCAGGCCCGTGGGGAATCCGCTCCTCATTCCGATGACGACACTCATTTCATCGGCCGCGCGCACGTGGGTGCCGCGGCCGGTGCCGCTTCCGCCGGAGGCGCGCCGCCACCGCCATACGCGGGCGGTCCCGACGACTTCCCCGACATCAGTGAGGAAGAGGTCTCGGGTCTGGGCGGCGGCGGGGGCGTCCCGGTCAGCCCGCGGCGGGTACTGCCGCTCGAGGACGAGCCGAGCGCGCTGGTGGCGCGCTACCTCTTCCCGACCGAGCGCTATCGCGGCGAGTGGCGCAAGCACTGGATCCACTTGATCAACCACATCCTGGTGGGCGCGGTGGCCACATTGGCCCTGGGCTACCTCACCGGGTTCCTGGCCAAGCAGGACATGCCGAGCCTCAGCGTCATCGCCGTGGTGGTCTATGCCCTGGTCATGGGCTGGGTCGCCTGGAGTGTGGCCGACTGGTACTACGACCGGTTCATCCTGACCAACAAGCGAGTCATGGTGGTCCGTGGGTTGATCACCCGCAACGTCGCCATGATGCCGCTCCTGCGGGTCACCGACATGAAGTACGAGCAGTCCCCGTTGGGCCGCATGCTCAACTACGGCACGTTCGTCCTGGAGTCGGCCGGTCAAGATCAGGCGCTGCGCGAGGTCAAGCATCTGCCCAACCCGAACGAGCTCTACCTGCGCGTCGTCGAGGAGATGTACGAGCCGGCCGCCGTCGAGGCACGCCTCGGCCGAGAGGCCGAAGACGAGGGCTGA
- a CDS encoding SDR family NAD(P)-dependent oxidoreductase, which produces MEDLTASTVVVTGASSGVGRAAAVDFARRGWRVALVGRDHDRLDSAFSLVRDQATGPEPIQVRADFASFDSVREAALELAKLDRIDVLANNAGVVTSRRQTTVDGHELTIQTNHLSPFLLTSLLKDQFPAGGRIISTASMAHSWGMLRPDDLDRTRGPWSAWLTYGASKAANILFAAEAARRWPDLLSFSFHPGVIRSNFGTPLAKLFFQIAPGLSTPEQGADTLIHLATAPGESLVNGAYYAERKVLRPKAYLADEEFAARFWAASERAVED; this is translated from the coding sequence GTGGAAGATCTCACCGCCTCGACCGTCGTCGTCACCGGAGCCAGCTCCGGGGTCGGCCGCGCGGCCGCGGTCGACTTCGCGCGGCGTGGCTGGCGGGTCGCGCTGGTCGGGCGGGATCACGACCGTCTGGATTCGGCATTCTCCCTGGTACGCGATCAGGCGACGGGGCCGGAGCCGATCCAGGTGCGGGCCGACTTCGCCTCGTTCGACTCCGTCCGGGAGGCCGCCCTGGAGCTGGCCAAGCTGGACCGGATCGACGTGCTCGCCAACAACGCGGGCGTGGTGACCAGCCGCCGTCAAACCACTGTGGACGGCCACGAGCTGACCATCCAGACCAACCATCTCTCCCCGTTCCTGCTCACCAGTCTGCTGAAGGATCAGTTCCCGGCGGGCGGCCGGATCATTTCGACGGCGTCGATGGCGCACTCGTGGGGCATGCTGCGCCCGGACGACCTCGACCGGACGCGCGGGCCGTGGAGCGCCTGGCTGACCTATGGCGCGTCGAAAGCCGCCAACATCCTGTTCGCGGCGGAGGCCGCCCGGCGTTGGCCCGACCTGCTGTCCTTCTCGTTCCACCCGGGCGTGATCCGCAGCAATTTCGGCACCCCGCTCGCGAAGCTGTTCTTCCAGATCGCCCCGGGCCTGTCCACGCCGGAGCAAGGTGCCGACACCCTGATCCACCTGGCCACCGCGCCCGGTGAGTCATTGGTGAACGGGGCGTACTACGCCGAGCGGAAAGTGTTGCGGCCCAAGGCGTACCTGGCGGACGAGGAGTTCGCCGCGCGGTTCTGGGCGGCGTCCGAACGCGCCGTCGAAGACTAG
- a CDS encoding RecB family exonuclease, with product MVSTGGSAPKRTGGIPEQLGFDLGDLPDRLFTCTPSKLASYLDCPRRYRYAYIDRPAPPKGPPWAHNSLGASVHTALKNWYAVDPDRRRSVALAPLLRATWVTEGYRDADQQREVFARALAWLESYIATLDPADEPVGVERVVAAKTSVLALSGRADRIDRRGDELVIVDYKTGRSTSTPDDARGSLALALYAYAASRQFRRRCTRVELHHLPSGTIAAHEHTEESLQRQVNRAEGTAKDIIAAEKQVAQGRDADDVFPPQPGALCSWCDYRKTCPAGATAPIREPWTSVTLPTGEVS from the coding sequence ATGGTTTCCACGGGCGGGTCAGCGCCGAAACGTACCGGCGGCATCCCCGAGCAGTTGGGCTTCGACCTCGGTGACCTGCCGGACCGGCTGTTCACCTGCACGCCCAGCAAGCTGGCCTCCTATCTCGACTGCCCGCGGCGCTACCGCTACGCGTACATAGACCGGCCCGCGCCGCCCAAGGGCCCGCCCTGGGCGCACAACTCGCTCGGCGCGAGCGTCCACACCGCGCTCAAGAACTGGTACGCCGTAGACCCCGACCGTCGTCGGTCGGTCGCGTTGGCACCCCTCCTCCGGGCGACCTGGGTGACCGAGGGCTACCGGGACGCCGATCAGCAGCGCGAGGTCTTCGCGCGGGCGCTGGCCTGGCTGGAGAGCTACATCGCGACGCTCGACCCGGCCGACGAGCCGGTCGGCGTCGAGCGCGTCGTCGCGGCGAAGACGTCGGTGCTGGCCCTGTCGGGGCGGGCCGACCGGATCGACCGTCGCGGTGACGAGCTGGTCATCGTGGACTACAAGACCGGCCGCTCGACGAGTACGCCGGATGACGCGCGTGGCTCGCTGGCGCTCGCCCTTTACGCGTACGCGGCGTCGCGGCAGTTCCGCCGCCGGTGCACCCGGGTCGAGCTGCATCACCTGCCGAGCGGCACGATCGCGGCGCACGAGCACACCGAGGAGTCCCTCCAGCGGCAGGTGAACCGGGCCGAGGGGACGGCCAAGGACATCATCGCGGCGGAGAAGCAGGTGGCGCAGGGGCGCGACGCCGACGACGTGTTCCCGCCGCAGCCGGGCGCCCTGTGTTCGTGGTGCGACTACCGCAAGACCTGCCCGGCCGGCGCCACCGCTCCCATACGCGAGCCGTGGACGTCGGTCACGCTGCCGACTGGCGAGGTGAGCTGA
- a CDS encoding TrmH family RNA methyltransferase: MPSELEKWYAHRDRPDVVLVDGFHAVKHALRFGADVLVVLATDKPAAMALAHELAPDLAGAFEILAEPVTPAVLAELVSRPHPTGVAALALRPSLDFAALAGRTSPVVLLEDPRHLGNIGAVVRLAAGFGVTGVVTTGVTDPWHPAAIRGSAGLHFATAVGRVDLDSRPAGPVYVLDPDGTDIRDLRFPDDAVLAFGTERHGVSDQLRSVAAQLVAIPMRTGVSSFNLATSVAMALFHWTAARPA; the protein is encoded by the coding sequence ATGCCGTCGGAGCTCGAGAAGTGGTACGCCCACCGCGACCGGCCGGACGTCGTGCTGGTCGACGGCTTCCACGCGGTCAAGCACGCGCTCCGATTCGGCGCCGACGTGCTGGTGGTGCTCGCGACCGACAAGCCCGCCGCGATGGCGCTGGCGCACGAGCTGGCGCCTGACCTGGCCGGGGCGTTCGAGATCCTGGCCGAGCCGGTGACCCCGGCCGTGCTCGCCGAGCTGGTGTCGCGGCCGCATCCCACCGGGGTGGCCGCGCTCGCCCTGCGCCCGTCGCTGGACTTCGCCGCGCTAGCCGGCCGGACCAGTCCCGTCGTCCTCCTGGAGGACCCCCGCCACCTGGGCAACATCGGAGCCGTGGTACGCCTCGCCGCCGGATTCGGGGTCACCGGCGTGGTGACGACCGGGGTGACCGATCCGTGGCACCCGGCCGCCATCCGGGGCAGCGCTGGGCTGCACTTCGCCACCGCGGTCGGCCGCGTCGACCTCGACAGCCGCCCCGCCGGTCCGGTCTACGTGCTCGATCCGGACGGCACGGACATTCGTGACCTGCGCTTCCCGGACGACGCGGTGCTCGCGTTCGGCACCGAACGGCACGGCGTCTCCGACCAGCTGCGGTCGGTGGCGGCTCAGCTGGTCGCCATCCCGATGCGTACCGGGGTGTCCAGCTTCAATCTCGCCACGAGTGTGGCGATGGCGCTCTTCCACTGGACGGCCGCCCGGCCCGCTTGA
- a CDS encoding DUF4190 domain-containing protein, whose translation MTYPPAGNPDPYGQQPQQPDPYGQPQQPQPDPYNPYAAAPGSPAAPQYGQQPQQPYAAQPYSAQPYAAPPAATNTMAILSLVFAFVFAPLAIVFGHMAKKQIKQSGEGGDGLATAGLVMGYIFTGLGVLLCCIYGIIFVVAINEAGSSTY comes from the coding sequence ATGACCTACCCCCCAGCGGGTAACCCTGACCCGTACGGTCAGCAGCCCCAGCAGCCTGACCCCTACGGTCAGCCGCAGCAGCCGCAGCCGGACCCGTACAACCCGTACGCGGCGGCTCCGGGCTCGCCGGCCGCTCCCCAGTACGGTCAGCAGCCGCAGCAGCCGTACGCCGCGCAGCCTTACAGCGCGCAGCCGTACGCCGCTCCGCCCGCGGCGACCAACACCATGGCGATCCTGTCGCTGGTCTTCGCCTTCGTCTTCGCGCCGCTCGCGATCGTCTTCGGCCACATGGCCAAGAAGCAGATCAAGCAGTCCGGCGAAGGCGGCGACGGCCTGGCCACCGCCGGTCTCGTGATGGGCTACATCTTCACCGGTCTGGGTGTGCTGCTGTGCTGCATCTACGGCATCATCTTCGTCGTCGCCATCAATGAGGCAGGCTCCAGCACCTACTGA
- a CDS encoding HpcH/HpaI aldolase/citrate lyase family protein: MGAIGRPRRSCLAVPGSSVKMLDKAKGLPADQVFLDLEDAVAPLAKPEARKNIVAALNEGGWGDKARVVRVNDLTTPWTYRDVIEIVEGAGANLDCIMLPKVQDEAQIHWLDLLLTQIEKTVGLPVGGIGIEAQIENAAGLVNVDKIAAASPRVETIIFGPADFMASINMKSLVVGALHPDYPGDPYHYILMRILMAARMHDKQAIDGPFLQIRDVDAFREVAKRSAALGFDGKWVLHPGQIDAANEVYSPSQEDYDHAELILDAYDYYTSEAGGKLGAVMLGDEMIDEASRKMALVIAAKGRAAAMTRTMTFTP; encoded by the coding sequence ATGGGTGCCATCGGCCGTCCCCGTCGATCCTGCCTGGCCGTGCCGGGTTCCAGCGTCAAGATGCTGGACAAGGCCAAGGGCCTGCCCGCGGACCAGGTCTTCCTCGACCTGGAGGACGCGGTGGCGCCGCTGGCCAAGCCGGAGGCCCGCAAGAACATCGTCGCCGCGCTCAACGAGGGCGGCTGGGGTGACAAGGCCCGGGTGGTACGCGTCAACGACCTGACGACGCCGTGGACCTATCGGGACGTCATCGAGATCGTCGAGGGCGCCGGGGCCAACCTCGACTGCATCATGCTTCCGAAGGTGCAGGACGAGGCCCAGATCCACTGGCTGGACCTGCTGCTGACGCAGATCGAGAAGACGGTCGGGCTGCCGGTCGGCGGGATCGGCATCGAGGCCCAGATCGAGAACGCGGCCGGCCTGGTGAACGTCGACAAGATCGCGGCCGCCTCGCCCCGGGTCGAGACGATCATCTTCGGCCCGGCCGACTTCATGGCCAGCATCAACATGAAGTCCCTCGTGGTCGGCGCGCTGCACCCGGACTACCCGGGCGACCCCTACCACTACATCCTCATGCGCATCCTGATGGCCGCGCGGATGCACGACAAGCAGGCGATCGACGGCCCGTTCCTGCAGATCCGCGACGTCGACGCGTTCCGCGAGGTCGCGAAGCGGTCGGCGGCGCTCGGCTTCGACGGCAAATGGGTGCTGCACCCCGGCCAGATCGACGCCGCCAACGAGGTCTACTCGCCGTCCCAGGAGGACTACGACCACGCCGAGCTGATCCTCGACGCCTACGACTACTACACGTCGGAAGCGGGCGGCAAGCTCGGCGCGGTGATGCTCGGCGACGAGATGATCGACGAGGCGTCCCGGAAGATGGCTCTGGTCATCGCAGCCAAGGGCCGCGCAGCCGCGATGACCCGCACGATGACCTTCACCCCCTGA
- a CDS encoding DUF4190 domain-containing protein — MTEPSVPTEPTPSPAQPPATGYVVPPGYAMPPPPMAYAPARKTNGLAIAALVTSIVTFNLCFPLTFVGAIMGHVARRRIRETGEDGDGLALGGIVVGWIGAAITLAGAALLAYGIANGFFDEPTPVVY; from the coding sequence ATGACCGAGCCGTCCGTGCCGACCGAGCCCACCCCGTCGCCGGCCCAGCCGCCCGCGACCGGCTACGTCGTCCCACCGGGCTACGCCATGCCGCCCCCGCCGATGGCGTACGCGCCGGCTCGGAAGACGAACGGCCTGGCCATCGCCGCGCTGGTCACCTCGATCGTGACGTTCAACCTCTGTTTTCCGCTCACGTTCGTGGGGGCGATCATGGGCCACGTCGCCCGGCGCCGCATCCGGGAGACCGGCGAGGACGGCGACGGCCTGGCGCTGGGCGGCATCGTCGTGGGCTGGATCGGCGCGGCCATCACCCTCGCGGGTGCCGCGCTCCTCGCCTACGGGATCGCGAACGGCTTCTTCGACGAGCCCACCCCGGTCGTCTACTGA
- a CDS encoding DUF3817 domain-containing protein, with product MKAAHTRYRVAAYVVGVMLLVLVLIAMPIKYIGHDSAPVQIIGPIHGWLFAIYLVITFDLARRTDWPLKRTLSVMIAGTIPFLSFVVERKVGGWLAVPSEGAQPTAQPATSEDEADRAAV from the coding sequence ATGAAAGCCGCGCACACCCGCTATCGCGTCGCCGCGTACGTCGTCGGAGTGATGCTGCTGGTGCTCGTGCTGATCGCGATGCCGATCAAGTACATCGGGCACGACTCGGCGCCGGTGCAGATCATCGGCCCGATCCACGGCTGGCTGTTCGCGATCTACCTCGTGATCACCTTCGACCTCGCACGGCGGACCGACTGGCCGCTGAAGCGGACGCTCTCGGTCATGATCGCCGGGACGATCCCGTTCCTGAGCTTCGTCGTGGAGCGCAAGGTGGGTGGCTGGCTGGCTGTGCCGTCGGAAGGTGCACAGCCGACGGCGCAGCCGGCGACGTCCGAGGACGAAGCCGACCGCGCCGCGGTCTGA
- a CDS encoding MaoC family dehydratase, translated as MQFGRYFEEFEVGAVYKHWPGKTVTEYDDHLFCLLTMNHHPLHIDAHYAETQTDFKRNVVVGNYIYSLLLGMSVADVSGKAIANLEVESLRHVAPTFHGDTIYGETTVLDKRESESKPDRGVITVETRGYKQDGTMVCIFKRRVMVPKAPAAAE; from the coding sequence ATGCAGTTCGGTCGTTACTTCGAGGAATTCGAGGTCGGCGCGGTCTACAAGCACTGGCCGGGAAAGACGGTCACGGAGTACGACGACCACCTGTTCTGCCTGCTGACGATGAACCACCACCCGCTGCACATCGACGCGCACTACGCCGAGACGCAGACCGACTTCAAGCGCAACGTCGTGGTCGGCAATTACATCTACTCCCTGCTGCTGGGCATGTCGGTCGCCGACGTCAGCGGCAAGGCGATCGCCAATCTCGAGGTCGAGTCGCTGCGGCACGTCGCGCCGACCTTCCACGGCGACACCATCTACGGCGAGACCACCGTGCTGGACAAGCGCGAGTCCGAGTCCAAGCCCGATCGCGGCGTGATCACCGTCGAGACGCGCGGCTACAAGCAGGACGGCACCATGGTGTGCATCTTCAAGCGGAGGGTCATGGTGCCGAAGGCACCGGCCGCCGCGGAGTAG
- a CDS encoding MarC family protein produces MNMQLFGEMFVTLLVITDPPGMVPIFLALTGALPARERNRAAWQAVALAFVVIVIFAVAGQKILDYLQIDLPALQGAGGLLLILVALELLTGKTDDPHQQSTSNIALVPLGTPLLAGPGAIVATMLEVRKANETVDYVAISLAIIAVMVAVWLVLRFSGTLVRILRPGGIEVLTRIAGLLLAAIAVQLMAGAIGQFVDAYRSSRGM; encoded by the coding sequence GTGAACATGCAACTGTTCGGCGAGATGTTCGTAACCCTGCTCGTCATCACGGACCCGCCGGGCATGGTCCCGATCTTCCTGGCGCTCACCGGCGCACTGCCGGCTCGGGAGCGTAATCGGGCCGCCTGGCAGGCGGTCGCCCTCGCCTTCGTGGTGATCGTGATCTTCGCGGTCGCCGGCCAGAAGATCCTGGACTACCTCCAGATCGACCTGCCCGCCCTCCAGGGCGCGGGCGGCCTGCTGCTCATCCTGGTCGCGTTGGAGCTGCTCACGGGCAAGACCGACGACCCGCACCAGCAGTCCACCTCCAACATCGCCCTCGTTCCGCTGGGCACGCCGTTGCTCGCCGGGCCGGGCGCGATCGTCGCGACCATGCTCGAAGTGCGCAAGGCCAACGAGACGGTCGACTACGTCGCGATCTCGCTGGCGATCATCGCCGTGATGGTCGCCGTCTGGCTGGTGCTGCGCTTCTCCGGGACGCTCGTGCGCATCCTGCGGCCAGGCGGGATCGAGGTGCTCACCCGGATCGCCGGACTGCTGCTGGCGGCGATCGCGGTGCAGCTCATGGCCGGCGCGATCGGGCAGTTCGTCGACGCGTACCGGTCGTCGCGGGGGATGTGA